The Xylanivirga thermophila genome contains the following window.
GCAGTCTCCGTACCTTAATGGATTTTAGATATAAAAGACATTTTAAAGCTGAAGCAGGACAAAATGGACAAGGCAAAGATATGACTGGACGTAATGGGCATGATCTAATAATAGAAGTGCCGCCCGGGACTACGATAAGGGATGAAAAAACTGGGGACATACTGGCTGATTTAATGAATGATGGAGAAAAAAAAATATTGGTTTATGGTGGCAAAGGCGGACGGGGAAATGCCCACTTTGCTACTTCTATTAGGCAAACCCCGCGTTTTGCACAAAATGGGGAAAAGGGTCAGGAATTATGGGTTATCCTAGAATTGAAAATGATAGCTGATGTTGGGCTTATAGGATTTCCTAATGTAGGTAAGTCAACTATCTTATCAATATTAACAGCTGCCCGGCCTAAAATTGCTAATTATCATTTTACTACGCTTAGCCCAAATTTAGGAGTAGTAGAGATTGGTGAAGGCAAATCTTTTGTTTTGGCTGATATTCCTGGTCTTATCGAAGGTGCTCACGAAGGGGTAGGTCTAGGACATGATTTCTTGAGGCATGTTGAGAGGACACGTATGCTCGTGCATGTGATAGATGCTTCTGGCATAGAAGGGAGAAACCCGATAGAGGATTATTATAAAATAAATCAAGAATTAGAAAAATATAGTTCTAATTTAGGTAATAAACCTCAAATTGTAGCGGCTAATAAGTGTGATTTACCTGGGGCAAATGAAAATATAAAATGCTTAATTGAGGAATTGAGCCCAAGCGACATTAAGGTTTTTCCAGTTTCGGCAGCCCAAAATAAGGGGTTTAGGGAACTTTTACATGAAGTTGTTATTATGCTTGATAAACTTCCACCTCCTAAAAAGTTTGAAGTAGAGGAAGTAGATGTTTATTATAGAAAACAAGATAATACATCCTTTGAAATTACCTTTGATAAAGAAGTTTATGTAGTATCAGGACCTGCTATCGATAATATATTACGCAGTGTCAATTTTGATGATTACGAATCATTGCAGTATTTTCAGAGGATGCTCAGAAGGCGGGGAATCATTGATGCCTTAAGGGAAAAGGGCATTAAAGATGGCGATACTGTTCGCATTGATGAATTTGAATTTGAATTTTTATCTTAAATAGAAGTGGGGGTCAAAAAGGCGACCATGGAGTGCATAAAATGCCAAAATTGTAAGATGGGTCAGGCTACGTATTTTTGTGCTGCTAAGAATGATTTTGTTATTGATACTTCCAAATTAGAAGTAGTACAAAAAACACGTGGTGGGTGGAAAAAGGGCGACCCAAATTATGAGCTTCATCGTAGAAAAGTCAGAAAAGAAATAGAGTAACATAAAAGGGGCAGATTATATCTGCCCCTTTATTATTTATTTTAATTTTATTTTATCTTGCTTTCATCTAAGTTAATTGTTTTATTTAGTAAATATATAACCAATGCTATGCATAGGAAAATTACGGCACACAATAGATAATATAAAAATAGCTTATCAGAAATAAACGATAAAACCAAAAACAGTATAGAAAAAATTAAAAATGATTTTGCTTTATCGTTTTTAATTATACTTTTTTTTATATTAGATACATTAACAGTAGAATATATCTCGTTTTGTATAATTTTTTCTATGATTTTCTGTTTTGGCTTTATCCCAATATTGAGCATTATATTGATAAGCTCATCTGGGGATATTAATTTTAACTCTATATCAAGACTTTTAAAATTTAAATTAAAACATTCACTGCTAAATTCATTGGTAGAAAAAATCCATATTTTATTATATCCATTTTCGATTGCATTTCTTGTAATTTTAGTGATTTTACCAGGATAAGTAAACTCACCATTTATAGGTATGTCTAAATAAATAGCAGTTTTGGCACCAAAGTATGTAGCATAGATATATGTATCTACATTTTGTACGTTAGAAATACCTGGAGTATTGGATAGTATAGTTTTTAGAATATAGTTAAATTCTTCGTATGTAAATGTTGATATCTGTTTTTTTAAGTATGAATGTGATACTTCATTAAATTTATCTAATTTTTTTTGCTTTAAAACTTTTTCTTCATGTAGGTATAGTATAATACTTATACCTATTGTTAATCCTAATGATATAATGATAGATGCTATTATTCTATGGGTTTTTTGTATGCTTATAATATAAGAAACTATAAATAATAATAATCTGGAGATAATAAAATCAAAGAGTTTACTTATAAATGATTTGTTATATTTGCCTTTTTTTAGATAATAGCTTTTTTCTACACTTTTTGACATCATATTTCTAATCAAAGTTTTCAAAACTATTCCTCCTCAAGGATAGTTTTGCCATATAAGTAATGTTTTATTCTTTTGGATTTTGAATATATGTTATATAATATCTTGAAGGATAACAAGTATTATGGAGATGTTTATATGAAACAAAAGAAAAAACAGTGTAAATTAGGGATAATGGGTGGTACATTTGATCCTATTCATATAGGGCATCTGCTCATAGCAGAGGCGTCATGCGAAGAATATGATTTGGATAAGGTGGTATTTATACCTACAGGCCATCCACCACATAAAGCGAAAGAATATGTTGGAGAGGCCTATCATAGGTTGAACATGGTAAAGCTAGCAATAGAAGATAACCCCCATTTTGAATGGAGTGACATGGAAATAAATCGTGAAGGAAGAACATATACGATAGATACCCTTAAACAATTAAAACTTATGTTTCCAGATAATGAAATATATTTTATTATCGGTGGCGATACTCTTTTAGAGATACATACTTGGAAACAATGGCAGAATGTTTTAAAATTATGTAATTTTATTGTATATAATAGGCCTGGATATGATGATTCTAGTGTGAGGCAGCAAGTGGTAAAGCTTACCCACCTAGGAGCTAGTATATTTATTGTAGATGGTTGCACAATGGGAATTTCGTCTACAACAATAAGGGCTAGGATAAAACAAAAAAGGTCTATAAAATATATGGTTCCATCATCTATTGAAAAATATATACTAGATCATGGATTGTATATAGATAAGCAGGAGGAATAACTATGGATATTGACCAAATGAATGACAAGTTAAGGGAATTACTTACTAAAAAACGCTATGAACATTCATTGGGAGTTGCAGAGATGGCAAAAAAATTGGCACATTGTTACGGGGCAGACAGCAATAGGGCGTTAGTGGCAGGACTTTTGCATGATTGTGCAAAATGTTTAACAGAGGAGGATAAGACTAAATTATGTAATAAATATAGTCTAGGTGATATTTATTTAAAGTATGGTGATGTTATGCATGGTCCATTGGGTGCATGCTTAGCTCGAGATATATTTGAAATTACAGATGAACAGATATTAAATGCGATCAAGTATCATACTACAGGTCGAGAAGGCATGAATGTTTTGGAGAAGATTATATATTTGGCCGATTACATAGAACCAAGTAGGAATTTTCCAGGAGTAGATGAGCTTAGGAATATTGCTGATCAGAATCTCGATGGGGCAGTATTAAAAGCGTTGGATAATACCATAATATATGTAATAGAATCAGAATGTTTATTACACCCATTGACCATTGAAGCAAGGAATGATATGCTAATTAGTAGAACAAAAGGTTGACAAATTGCATAATATGATTATAATAATAAGGTAAAAAAAGATATGGAGGGAATAGTTTGCCTATAGAACCTAAAAATTTGGCTTTACAGGTTTGTAGCATATTAAAAGAGAAAAAAGCTCTTGATGTAGAGATATTAGATGTGCACAATTTAACTACACTTACCGATTATTTTGTTGTGGCAAGCGGTAGTTCTGAATCACAGGTAAATGCCATTTATGAGGAGTTGGAGCATAAGCTGTCTGAAAAAGGTATAACAGCACTGCACAAAGATGGGGCAGGAAGTAGCCGGTGGATTGTTTTAGATTATGGATGTGTAATAGTGCATATATTTCATAAAAAAGAAAGAGAATTTTATAATTTCGAAAGATTATGGGCAGATGCAGAATTGATAGCAAT
Protein-coding sequences here:
- the obgE gene encoding GTPase ObgE: MFVDIAKIYIKAGDGGNGAISFRREKYVPKGGPDGGNGGNGGNVIFVVNSSLRTLMDFRYKRHFKAEAGQNGQGKDMTGRNGHDLIIEVPPGTTIRDEKTGDILADLMNDGEKKILVYGGKGGRGNAHFATSIRQTPRFAQNGEKGQELWVILELKMIADVGLIGFPNVGKSTILSILTAARPKIANYHFTTLSPNLGVVEIGEGKSFVLADIPGLIEGAHEGVGLGHDFLRHVERTRMLVHVIDASGIEGRNPIEDYYKINQELEKYSSNLGNKPQIVAANKCDLPGANENIKCLIEELSPSDIKVFPVSAAQNKGFRELLHEVVIMLDKLPPPKKFEVEEVDVYYRKQDNTSFEITFDKEVYVVSGPAIDNILRSVNFDDYESLQYFQRMLRRRGIIDALREKGIKDGDTVRIDEFEFEFLS
- the nadD gene encoding nicotinate-nucleotide adenylyltransferase, which produces MKQKKKQCKLGIMGGTFDPIHIGHLLIAEASCEEYDLDKVVFIPTGHPPHKAKEYVGEAYHRLNMVKLAIEDNPHFEWSDMEINREGRTYTIDTLKQLKLMFPDNEIYFIIGGDTLLEIHTWKQWQNVLKLCNFIVYNRPGYDDSSVRQQVVKLTHLGASIFIVDGCTMGISSTTIRARIKQKRSIKYMVPSSIEKYILDHGLYIDKQEE
- the yqeK gene encoding bis(5'-nucleosyl)-tetraphosphatase (symmetrical) YqeK, which gives rise to MDIDQMNDKLRELLTKKRYEHSLGVAEMAKKLAHCYGADSNRALVAGLLHDCAKCLTEEDKTKLCNKYSLGDIYLKYGDVMHGPLGACLARDIFEITDEQILNAIKYHTTGREGMNVLEKIIYLADYIEPSRNFPGVDELRNIADQNLDGAVLKALDNTIIYVIESECLLHPLTIEARNDMLISRTKG
- the rsfS gene encoding ribosome silencing factor — encoded protein: MPIEPKNLALQVCSILKEKKALDVEILDVHNLTTLTDYFVVASGSSESQVNAIYEELEHKLSEKGITALHKDGAGSSRWIVLDYGCVIVHIFHKKEREFYNFERLWADAELIAIDNI